The Sabethes cyaneus chromosome 1, idSabCyanKW18_F2, whole genome shotgun sequence DNA segment TAGTGCTGGTCAAGCAGGCTCAGTCGTACTTTGACGTTGGCGATTACCTGGAGGCTGCTCGGATATACTCGAATACTCAGCTCAGCTTTGAAGAGGTCTGTTTACAATTTTTGAAGCGTAATCAAAATGATGCTCTGATGCTGTATTTGAAAAATCGATTGGCCAAGCTTAAACCGCAGGAAAAAACGCAAATCACGATGCTGATTGTGTGGATGGTGGAACTGTACTTGATAGAAATTTCGCGCTGTGCTAAAGGAGAAAATGTGGACCGGGAGCGGGTACTGCAGAAGGAATTCGATGCGTTTATGCAGACAGCAATTGTGATCGATTGCATGAAAAAGAACCGATCGGTTATCTATGATCTGATGGCTTCACACGGAGATAGTCACAATTTGACCGCTTTGACCACCATTCACCGAGATTATGAAAGTGTTTTGCAGCAATACATTAATCAGGCACGTTTTGACGACGCTTTGGCGGTGCTGCGCGCTCAGTGTCGTTCGGAGTTGATTTACAAATATGCGCCGGTCGTAATGGAAGAACTTCCCGCAGAGACCATATCGGTTTTGATCGCTCAAGGGAAACGATTGGATCCTATCAAGTTGATTCCATCGCTGCTTTGTTTGGACAGTCCGAAACACGTGGCAGAGATAgttaaatatttggaattctgtattcattcCGTCGGTTGCACCGAACCGGCTATCCATAACTATCTGATTCAACTGTATAGCGATCATTTTCGTGACAAACTGCTAACTTTCCTCGAGACTCAGGGCAAGGATATCACTATGATTAGTTATGATGCTCATTACGCCCTTCGAATCTGCCTGAAGCATCAGATCAAAGATGCAAGTGTCTTCTTGCAATGTCTTTTGGAGATGTGGGTTCCGGCGGTTGAATTGGCGCTGACTTTCGACATTCAGCTAGCTAAGGTTACGGCATCGCAGGCACGGAATAAAAGCTTGCGCAAAAAACTATGGCTCATTATTGCCGAGAAAGAGATTCGCGGAAAGCATGAAAACGTACAGGAGGCACTGAGAATTTTGAAGGAATGTGATCTACTTCGAATAGAGGATTTGCTGCCCtatttttccgactttcaaaAAATCGATCATTTCAAGGAGGCTATCTGCGAGTCACTGAAGGAATACAATATTCGGATACAGGAACAGCGCAAGGATATGGAAGAGTCGGCAAAATCGGCTGAACGTGTTCGCTCGGAACTGCAAACTTTTCGCAACCGGTCGGTTACGATTGGAGCTCAGGAGCAGTGCGCCATCTGCGGTGTTTATTTGCTGCTTAAGCCGTTCTTTATTTTCCATTGCGGTCACAAGTTCCACGGGGACTGCTTGGAACGCCAGCTGGTTCCACAATTAAGTGAGTAACGGATGTTACTATTGTGTTTTTGTGTTTCACATTACACCTTTTTATTGTGCTTTTCAGGCTCGGAGAAGAAAAACCATCTGAAGAATTTGCAACAACAATTAAGTGCAGCGCAAAACCAGCCGATAGATACAGGAAGCCATGCCGGTGATACGATGTCTAGCAAAGAACATTTGAAGAATCAGATCGAAGAAATTCTCGCTTCGGATTGCTTGTACTGCGGTGAGGTGATGATCAACACTATTGATCGTACCTTCATAGAGAACTGGGAAAAAGTTGACAGCGATTGGCAGTAGGTTAGTACTGGAGATCGATAGATTTatagaatatgaatatgaaataTAAAATTATTTCTAAATTCAGTAAGTATAGTACAGTTTAGTGTTGGACATAAACCAGagattgtttatttattatagTTATTCAGCTATTTTTGTTGATAAAGTCCTTAAGCTCGGACGAAACGTCGGGCTAAATCAAATAACGAAATTCACTTCAAGTGGGTTTCGACATTCATCACTTTAGTTTGCTATGTACCACCGGAATGAAACGATCGTCTCCGGAAAAAATGATATTCTAGTCAATTACCTTGGGCAACACCCACTGGGTAGTTTCATCTTTCGTTAGTTGCATTATTAGACTACAGCGTTTTCACTAGATCTCTGCGGTTGATGAAGTGGTCTAAGGCAGTCAGGAATTCACCCTCCGGGTAAATGGTGATCTATCCCTGAACAGCATAAATCATTTCGCTGCTCTCAAACGAACGCGGTTGTTTGGCAGATTTCCCATAACCCTATAGTCTCATTTTGGAATCATCTTGAAGCAACTAAGACAATAACGACAAATCTTTCTTATAGTTGATTTTGCTTTCACTCTCTAGAACCTTTGACAAAAAACTGGGAGATGCCCTAGTTGGGTCTTGGGTTAACTAACCACCCAGCAGCAATAGCAGATTCCCCCTGGATTGCAACATCAACAACTTCGTGACAGCTCCAACAGCAACAGGCCGTCATCAATCAGCTCCTTCAATAGTATCGTAAATCAGCTGCAGAAGCTTCAGGGCTCCTGCAGCAGCAAGCAAACGTGTTCCGGAATGCCATGTCAGCAATTCATGCTACCGTTACTCGCAATCCGGACGTGATTCTGGACTCGTTGGCTGGGAATAGTTGCCTCtcagttgacctcgaggtaagacgctggtctaataagccagtcgtcgtatgttcgaatctcggctgggagaggctgttagagtcaataggatcatagcactgaccccgcactgtcccgaagctggttgcgaagtctgtcgtataaaaacagaaggtcaaatttcgataacggaattagcacccaggctttgcttggcTTTGGCTAGGAATAGCCCAAGCTCTCAGGTTGCTAACAAAAATCGAAGACAACAACGTCATCCTTGAAGCACTGATGGAGGAATGCCAGAGAATGATCAACTTAAAAAGCGACACAGCAATGATCAAACAGCCCGTCGTCAGTCAGTCTCAAGCCATCAAAGGCGTCCGCGTTTGTGGCGACTATTCTTacttatttttttttgacgtaggactacgtcttaggcaagttttgagatagggtgtcattccaaaaaatcgaaaaatgcgagcgtcacgaaaaatgaaaggttttgagcgccaatagctcagcggttttccgatcgattttcaatattcttaccccaatcgattggaaaatcttcaaagaattgacccaaataaagaaaggtgtggattcttgatgttgaactattgaaaaattgaaaataatgaacctatgttttaccagaattctcgcttcgtgattggttgttggaaatgacgtcatcaaagtagaaacgcgttttcacgcttcggcttataattcagtcaattttcaatagatttccaagatatttataGAAATTGATCGGAacatcgattgaaaatatagaaaactattgattttgtttttgaaattgaatttgaaaaattgttgtttttgaattgattttgaaaatttgaattattttcacgtttttgccttccctcgtcagtgcttccctagcacggatgacagaaatatatacgatataagctatgggttaagcttccttatgattgtatttaatttacgccctatagaatccgatcgaaaattcccacggataaggcaacgaagacatgcaaattcaccaagcgaaatgttggagctggagcactgattttgctgccgtgatggaatatctggctacaggagttctggaatttgcaggaaatatgctgctcgcgacaacgaaccgatcagaattatcgtcacttgcagctggccatccgcaacaacgaagagttgaacaaattgctgtcccgtgtcaccactgctatgagaagtgtctttccgaacatccaaactgttttgttgctgcccaagaagacggaaaagaaggcttaaatttccagcatatcacgtcgaaaaaccgttcttttaagaacgaaacatatgttcatgaagatttgaggaatttttgctcactgattttaattctttttaatttagattgattctaattgttcgcttcttatcaaataattttaatttttattttaagttttgttcgcttgttgctggtggttcatttcgttgccgtgatggcatatctggctgctgaagttctggaattggcaggaaatatgctgcacgtgacaaaacgaccagaagcatcccacgtcacttgcagctggccacgtggagtggtatttcatcatgGTGACTCAGGACCATACATGAACAGCTTCgttaatcgcatagctgctgaagttttccggctggtccgttgcaactaGCCgtacctggttagcggttatcggtactccaatttaccgaacagagaattgcgttaagtgcgttagtgcaagtttattgcaagttggagttatgataatcaaacagtcggtcctttcaagggccacacaacgattgaagagtttattatattttcttgcccagaacacaggcaacgagggaaaagttgaatttttcgccattgcggacgaccaacaaatgacggaaataagttttctggtcacaggcgacattttctgcggcttccaaaacgtctgcagcttgttaatgctttattatcagtgtttttttgtaagccgcagaaaagttgcgcaaaattttcaactttttgaaaactcgtgtACCGACTAACTGAGGAGAAGTagtattcaacgtagaaacagatcataaaaatttatttactgtttggttcagttactgacttggtttcgttttaataaaatacattcaatcaattcatggatataactccaaaatcggttgaggattgaatgtatacaatgtttctactttgataaacgttacgtatgtagcttgtatacatgaagaatcgtattattacatacatggatacatcctactatcgctacaaagagacttacctggtcctacgtcacctatgcggtcgtgtcttgtgcacaacccatCTAATTtttttgggtatgaaatggggaaggcaaatgaggaagcgtctaacatagctccagccatctcAAGCCTCTACCTAGCGCCTTCACGAGGCCTTACCCgctaatgctctattgagtagccaagctaggaggtgcgatgatggatggttcccggctgcctgatctcaaaactgcgggtttggatgacggctgagcaacacgaccttgttagtaggtaagtgGTTAagttaataatggaagcactcatgtaaactcaaatgatgcaactctattccattcgaaggactgctggtgagattgttccgtttttgtctatatatcttcatataatgtatattcatataacacatattttattacattgccatacccaagtaaccataagcattaatccaaaaccgtatattggaaataattctgcatccctggtgcaaaacttttgtatattagcaatcttaatgcttataaaacgtagaTTAACAtggttgatgcatagaagcactaacgtaaatcagcattaaagaaagcaatagtaGTACAATTGGTTGCTTCCCATATATCATCTGCCTAAACTTACAACTaagcatcttgtacacgatgtaagattaggcgggtgatatatgagaagcaacatacctacaactcttaaaaatggtctcaaatttgcaaatgttgaccgatttggctgaaattttgaccaaagtcttaggattgaatataaaacaagtgattcTGAGCtcaggaatgtgggtcattattaaggtcactttaaggacccctaaagtgagaaaaatttcatttttgtagttaaatttcatatttaattgaaaaaatttcgtctaacttttgtagaatatatacaccatagtgaatgtgtatatattctgaaagcttgtcttctaagctttccaaaaatgtataaaacacttaaaattgcttgaaaaaatattgagtcattcatgatagtatgtgtacacctagccaaaaaacgtttttttacaataacttgaaattttgggggtggcaggaagatttcaaatgtgtttttatgatgtactaggtgtgactaacaacgtacactaggtcatttgagaagtattttttccgtgtaacaccgtgtaatgtttattgaatgctcgtggcgtagcattttaataacccaCTATTTCGCcattttagcattatgtgagttctacagaagtatatcaagaaaaataagcttttaatcatagttctgtatgcttatacaatgttgtcaaaggactacccaagtaaccagtaagcactataaacactagtccttggagTTATCAGATAATTTCCTTCAAATGGAAGTGAATGAGAGTTGCCGACACCTACTCACTATTAACACTCATAGTAGTCTGTATCAACATAACAGGTTGCCCCCTGGAATTTAAACTGCGCCAGACGCTTTTCAGCGGTTGATGAATTGTAGCAGCGCTACAGCGAGTTGAAGAGTTCGGATTCACAATACTTATTCCGTCAACAGCAGATTCGGTATTTGAGTCATCTTTAGTTAGATCGTCACGGCTTCATGACAGATCCAGCAAAGATTCAAGTAATCGAGAACATGTCAGCGCCGAAAGACATCACGGGAGTTCGATCCCATATTTTCATTATTCAATTAGTTATTGTAATTTCATTGCGGCTCCGCCAGACTCGTCTCCGCCAGTCTgttagcgaatttgtttattcaatccgggttggaagTGGATACTTGGGACCTGCAACTGCGAGGTTCCACACTTAAGTTGACGAAGGAAAAAGCGCCGCCGTTGTGGTGCTAAGAAAATGCCGAAAATGTTACTGAGCGATCTTAAGCTCCGGTTGGGCTGGCcactttgaacaactcttccgagtcttAAGTGTCGCAGGCcagcaaaaccagcagcgtatgacgctgCAGTACATCGCctactttacttacttaatcagctccaggccttGGTTTCCTCtactgtacgaagaagtcgtctgcattccactcggtccatggccgcaattcgccagccacgtagtctgcgtagcgTCCGCAGGTCAAtctatcttgctcgctgcgcgccccgccctctcattccagtcggatcgttattgagaactatTTTAACCGGGCTATCGttcgacatcctcacgacgtgcccagcccattaCATGCGAcctatttttgcggtgtgagcgatgggtggttccctaagcagctgatgcaattcatggttcgttcgcctcctccacgttccgtcttccatctgcactccgccgtagatggtgcgcaataccttccgttcgaaaacactaatggcgcgttggtcctccacgagtatggtccatgcctcatggccgtaaaggactaccggtctaatcagcgtcttgtagagttGTGAGAAGTTAACAtcgtgcggtggcgaactttgttcgatcgcagcgtcctacggagttaaaagtaggcacgatttcctgccataatgcgtctgtgtatttctctgctggtgtcgttgtctgcggtaaccagtgagtctagatacacgaactcttctaccacctcgatttcataaccgtctaaatgaatccggggagggagatCAGCATTCACTACTCTAgaacctctttctttcatgtattttgttttcgatacattaatgacaagtccaatccgtttggcttcagcttttagtccgatgtacgtttccgccatcctctcaaaggtacgtgtgatgatgtcaacgtcgtcagcgaagccaagaagctggacggacttcgtgccactcgtgtctatccccgctcttcttatcacaccctcaaaaacgatgttgaatagcaaacatgaaagcccatcaccttgccgtaaccctctttgAGATTCAAAGGGATTcaagactgcccctgatactcgaacaacacacattgctcgatccatcgtcgccttgaccaatcgcgttagtttagttagttagttagttgcCGAAGCGCGGAAACcggatccgtggtggcacgggcacccatgaatcccggttgatattgccccacgaactcctttgcaaatggtgattgcgcggtaattacaacaattcagctcgtcgccctttttgtagattggacacacgatgccttccgtccgc contains these protein-coding regions:
- the LOC128739397 gene encoding vacuolar protein sorting-associated protein 18 homolog → MASLFDQYSSALIRENTSSETDPPSRTPSSGYVSVRMKKEVPIFAKQKMNLNLPAGILFLSVQNDWVIILMTNLTILRMNIKQPNEFTEVPIDKYVGGLKPTNLFLDPLGAHLFITFCPKSPGFTPEVLYLQRNSFKPKFISKLKDQEITAVGFNYSNSSETMTGPILLGTSKGTIWEADLGIDGGDKLVQQNIRQVFDVGTGGDGRLISGIEFHVRQEQKSLHCIILVLTLDRMYTFHETIRGVESKMTTGLLQRVFNSYLNIPEQLNDFEHVVSKLNYSRLQFNYEEDFPKSFGCLTEDGINFQELDPKMDTPQFVVQKELIPYPVQEDVAKPPQDSSYKVAPKCNTPLSFVLTDFHAILLYVDHVTAISLLNYQVVYEEYFVEQYGKLSNVLKDVRSNVTYVYSNKMIFRYKINNEQRNAWRLYADRQKFELALQYCNDNPAHRDIVLVKQAQSYFDVGDYLEAARIYSNTQLSFEEVCLQFLKRNQNDALMLYLKNRLAKLKPQEKTQITMLIVWMVELYLIEISRCAKGENVDRERVLQKEFDAFMQTAIVIDCMKKNRSVIYDLMASHGDSHNLTALTTIHRDYESVLQQYINQARFDDALAVLRAQCRSELIYKYAPVVMEELPAETISVLIAQGKRLDPIKLIPSLLCLDSPKHVAEIVKYLEFCIHSVGCTEPAIHNYLIQLYSDHFRDKLLTFLETQGKDITMISYDAHYALRICLKHQIKDASVFLQCLLEMWVPAVELALTFDIQLAKVTASQARNKSLRKKLWLIIAEKEIRGKHENVQEALRILKECDLLRIEDLLPYFSDFQKIDHFKEAICESLKEYNIRIQEQRKDMEESAKSAERVRSELQTFRNRSVTIGAQEQCAICGVYLLLKPFFIFHCGHKFHGDCLERQLVPQLSSEKKNHLKNLQQQLSAAQNQPIDTGSHAGDTMSSKEHLKNQIEEILASDCLYCGEVMINTIDRTFIENWEKVDSDWQ